Within the Gossypium raimondii isolate GPD5lz chromosome 12, ASM2569854v1, whole genome shotgun sequence genome, the region ActtcaaaatattacaattgagTTTTAAGCTTAGTAAAATCCATAGAAACTCAAAGCTAAATATTTCAGTTTTAGGCTGAGagtttcaaataataattaagtcaaATCATAGTCATTTTCTAATGAACTCCATTTGGTTCAACGATTTAATGTTAGTATGTTACCAACCCGGAAAAGCTATCTAAACGCTGCGTTTACCAATTATTGTTAATGAATAGTTTTGggttccctttttttttcataggATCCTCTGATATCCAGGAGCACCTATTTAAGGCGGAAATTAACTGAAAAATCAGAATTGACGTTATCCCCGCCGTTAAACATAACCGCCGAAACATTCGCTCTCGTTGTCGATTTCTGTTACGGGACTCACCTCCTCGTAACGCCGTTCAACGTAGCGTCACTCTTGGTAGCAGCGGACCTCCTCGGAATGACGGAGGCCAAAGGTGAGGACGACAGTAACTTGAAGCAGATGACTGAGAATTACTTCCAAAAATTCATCGCCGTTAACGGAAAGTACGCGGCGATTGTTTTCAAGTCTTGCCTGGCCTTGCTCCCGGAGGcggaaacgacgtcgtttctcGTTAGTAGATGCGTAGAGGTTATGAATTTAACGGAGGATAGTAAGGGATTGGACGGTTATTTTGACGACGTTATTTCTTTGCGCGCCGATGATTTCAAAATCGTTGCTGAGTCTATGCACCAACGATTTGAGTACCAGGATTTGCTTTACAGAATCGTTGATTTTTATCTCGAGGTAAGGACAGGACAGGACACTGCACtactttcttaattaaaattttagtttttttattcaataaaaacCCCATGAATTAATTTGATGACTTTCAGTGTGAACTTTTGTTATAGGTGCATTTAGAAATTTAGGTGTAAGGTGGTGAGTTTATTTAAGATTGTGTATGTTGGCGTCTCtttatttctagtttttatGCTTTAGGTTTTcactaatttcaattttaagtctctttttcttctctaaagaaaagaatatctaattcaaaaatagaCCATATCATTTGATGTGGTATGTTAATGTGATTGACGGAAATAATGAGAAGAAGCTAATTCATGATAGCATTCCATtctagtatttattatttttacaacttttattatttttataatttatatgactttttcaactattactaaaatgaatttaaataaatagatgtccgcatttaaataaatttagatgttcttttatttaagtttatttcaaacctacaatttttaggtttttaaatgTTTGTTGATGTAGTATATATCTGACATATTTATGTATATGGCAtgtcatatcaacttatttattCACATGATAGGTAGCAAATCAATTTTCATTAGTGAAAAGATTTAATTGGCTTGCACATTTGATTAATTGGTTTTTTTcctaataaaatctaaaattttgaaacttaaaaCGTGTGAGATGATGGTTCTCATATTTTTCTcactttaaattttgaaaacatattttGCATGCTTGGATTTAATAAGAACATGGTATGTTTTACGTGctgatattaatatttttatatattttaaaaatatatgccAATGAAGCTTTGTAGTATTTGCAAAGGTTGAATTACTAGGATCTTCAACACTTGTTTGAATTTTACTATACGTAAAACATGTgagattttatttactttaagcTTCACCATGCATGGAttctatcaatattttattttaatttaagtttgaatGTGTTTCGGTTATTAGTCCTTCTGTTTATGcattgtaataattaattttaattctaattacgCAGATTaatgattataattataattcaaatatgtgttgaatataaactttaatatataaatctGGATAGCATTAACGACTGCTGGACTActcattaattaatatttgattacgatgaaattaaaacttatgGTTTGTGCAGGAGCACAATGCGAAGATAACGGAAGAGCAGAAGACGCAGATATGTAATTCCATAGACTGCAACAAGCTCTCACCTCAACTGCTCTTACATGCAGTGCAAAACCCTCGAATGCCATTGCGGTTCGTGGTCCGAGCCATGTTGGTGGAACAACTCAATACCCGCCGCTCCATTCTATCAGCCGCCAATCACCAATACTACCCTCGCAGGCATCGCCCTACAAACAGCAACAACGAGGACGACGACAACAGCAACGTTACCCTCGGTGAAATCCTCCAACGCGATGCCACCAAGCGTGAAACGGCTCAACTCAAGGCAGCAATGGACGCCACCAGTTCCCGCATCCAAACCCTGGAGAAACAGCTTCTTTGCATGAAAAAGTTATTGCAAGAATCTGATCATGAGAATGTTATTGAAAGAAGTGGTGGTGGATGTAGAGATGTACTGGAATCGGGCCGGTCTGCTAGCTTCCATTACGGTTCAGGGAGAAAGATTGAAAGAGCATATAATGGAGCTCCTGCTTCAGCCAGTTTTCGGTTTAGCTGTGGTCCAGAAGAGAGGGCATTGGGGTGTTCATCATCGGAGAATTCAGGCATCAAGAAAAATATTGGGCAGAGGTTGATTAAAGGGTTAAAATGCGCATTGCAACCAAAAATGGCACTAATCACAAGAAAAGTTTAACATTACCGGAAAATGGTATAtcttttttaatacaaaagAACTAACTAGCTGAATGGTATATTACATACTGGTTCCCATTTTAGTCTTACCCATGCATTCCATTAGAAACGAAGGGATTCTGATTATGCATAATTAGTGTTCAAATCTtggtttgcttttgtttttcctctATGCAACTCATATTTcatgtattaattatatttttcatatatcatgtattaggtttttatatgtaaataatttaagtgTGAGATGAAGAATTCAAAAGTTCTTAAAAATGAAACCACTAAAAACATTTatattgcatcattaaattttgGACATTCAAgcatacaaatttaaattcaaagtttcaaaattGTGAGCATAAATTATAGGTTTTCTTGGTCCCCTATATTTAAGAGACCCAATTGGTTCAAATGTTAAAGGTTCTGATTGATTTATGATGAGCAGGGTGGGTCACCTTTGCCTCGTGAAGAATTTAGTAGAGAGGAAGGGCCCATTTTTtatacaactttttttttaaaattattttaattacattttttaatattattataaaataaatggataaagagtaaagaacaaagaaaatgggaTAGCAAAGAGAGAACATATTTTGCTGATCAATCGAATTATCTATGATACTTCTTcaaagtctatatttataaatataataagtataaatgaaatagaattcTACTTCTAATTACTATTAGAGGTttaagtacatcaaaacttattgATCTTAATGgatttccattaaataataaaatattcataacacttCCTCTTGGATGTCCCTTGGTAGATTATAtgtctcgttaaaaccttactaagataaaaatCCCGTGGGAAAAAAAATCctagtgaaggaaaaaaaatatacatatctataatacGTATAGCATGCTACCTCATTAAAAACTTTATTAGGAAAACCCAATAGGACAAAATCTTggttaaggaaaaaaaagagtacAACTCGTATTTATTCCCCCTcataaaaacattacataatatcTCATATTGTACGtgttcaatcttgaatactagcttttcaaatgactatttgaatgtattgctaaacatttatatcaccattcttttgaaagttaTGAGTGAGGaaaaattttggagaaatatattttaaactctccgggagtttcaacaataattataagaaactttaatcatgattcttctataaaatataaataggtattttgaatcattttataatcctccttcaactactattcactcatccaaatttaccacatatgttcaaattatttcaattcatataaatgaattatttctcaaaatttcaatatgcttctagcattctaaatccttcaaggattttaatataaactttactatatagtgatccataaaaggttgtaacaacaacaATTAAACGTAAGTTAAATCTTTTACTGAACAGTcggtttaataatatatctaaatgttattacatccaccacaaaataatattatatcttttcataatcaatgccgGATTTAGCgaaaaactttatatttttattctatttttacaaaactacttcatttatacCTTCACCGgttttatacctttagataatTCGACTACTGGTAAAAAAACCTCCACGAattttaattgtacttgagttgcatctttctattttggccaatctatttaatttctatatttctaaataaatttattgaagaTTCTcctttatttcattatttcaacaataatattgcatgcaaaaccattgtcgaccacttttattatcgattccacattttctcgaattgacataacttatcgatatttctttattttcactattttaatcttcagtttcaggtacctgaatctcttctggagttttagttattagttatgtcttgggtctcttctaGTGCTCCCACcaccactatatgaccatctagatgaattttcatctttggaaccgATCAATCTATCATTTATTCTAACTGATTGTCCTAATGagactttgattcaaattaaaatattagatggtatataacacttggttattctcattaaatttgtaaatacaTTTGACAATTAACTTAGAATGAAGTGAGTTATCCTTTTTGAACTtcggttcaaattactctctaTAAGGATCTAAATAATGATAACTTATTACAAGTAGTGATTTCATTCAACTATTATATCTCTCCCCTAATGTCggaaaactatcaaaatagtaatcacaaatcatgtcataattggatctccaatacattcaaaacatctaataatataagGAGACtcgaaattaatatatattcccaactttttTAAGGAATCATTCATCTTTATGCATTGTGGTGGAGAAATTGggatatatacatacatacaaaagttcaaagatgagaaatatttagctcttaaccaaaaaccaattgtaatagggagtatttataacttattggcttgatgcgtataacacgtaaatcaacataatctcatgttgaaataggaagtttagttaTCATAAGTAATGATTCAGATATTGATCAAATGCGTTCAATCAAtcatttctctaaaccattaaacgataaataacaaacttttataattgttttcaaACTCATATACAACAATCAATAAAATACTAAGATATAAACTCGTCAagattagcaagatgaattgtcttaattgtataatctaaaattaattatttaaacaagcaatcttgcaaacgataagttgcaagttgataacatatgtgattattttgtagatgcatctaccaaaatcatataatatcaaaattattcacaTGGTGAATGAATGGACTCATATTCATTTTAGAAATGCAAGACactaaatctcaactttaacTAATGAGtttctaataattaattttcattgagaacaagcaacaaatgaaaatttttaaattaaagactATTCGGTTCATTAATGAATGTttatatgaattctcaattaattttcgcatcatataaGATCCAAAATGGGCTAATtggtcacgccaagtagtaaatgtatTTGCATCAAGAAACTTCGGTTTAGtttaacatgcatttcaattttactaataatgtcaatataaattgtgacaaattgataattttattgtcattccttttattttgtatccacatataagtattATTATGACATGTACTACTGAAATGTCTAAATTAATGTGAAGCCTATAATGCCACTAAATTAATATTCGCTTCaaggaatatgccaaaatcttcaaatgtccaaaaaattattatatttattgcaaACATTCACTTTAAGGAATGTGCAAAAGTAATTCAGATAATAATGTAAGTATATATCATACTTCTTACCAATAAGATTATATAGATATCATTTGCTTCAATGAGTGataaattagtataaataattGAGCATTCTGTACTAAGAATAAACATTTGGCAACATTTTGAATCATCCATCTTCTTCTTATCTATTTGTCAACAATGACATAACAATGACAGTaagttaaaatttcataattgttATGTATTACTACATTCACTTCAGGGAATGAAGCAAAACTGGTGGAACGAATAACTCGTTATTTTGTTTAGCCATAAGGAGATATGGTATCAATCTAAATACTTTTAAAGCCATTTTAACAAAAGTTTTGCATAACCAATTAACTACCAAAAGTAACTAGTTAGGTCATGTATAGAagcaaacctaaattaaatatatgaataaaattcaTATCTCAAACATAAAATGTAGCATAATGAAGAACtaacaattttttctttcataacCATCATTgtaaacatgcatgaaatttaattcaaaatccaaccattcatgctcatataacttttcatttacaattgGTTATGtcatttctctaaataattaacacatagaataatataaaacatatgaaCTACTACCTTTaacaattctttaaattaaatcaaatcaataaccataaaattcattggtttattaacacaaatttgcatactagatatgttttaatcaaatatattatttaattataaaacctgCTATAAcgacataaataaataagttaatatttattttcatgaacaaatgagatgcttaaaataatatgtaacccatgtaatcaaaacttaaaagaagACCATATCGAATATTTAAACCATATATCTAGtcgatttaatatttaaagatgtacattttctttttgttctatGTTGAGTCTTGAAATTAAACTCCAGTAGTAGACTTTGaatccaatcaaaatttattaatagcaaaCTTTTAGAGTGGATCTTATTTTCCAGACGTACAAAaggtacataaccaatgactttttatACATAAGTTGTCTCTCTTCTTAAAGAGTTATTGGGAattcttgttcttttcttgctttcttcatttttccactTCTGGTGGTAAGGAAATTTATTATGACCATCCCCTCTGACTATTATTATAGCCCAACTTACTACATCCACGTCCAAGATTAtgtctttcaaatttattacatattgttACATTCTCTTCAAGGAATGATTAGGTTTTGTGATTAAAAACTTTTCTTCAATTATAAGTAAACATGATattaacttttgaatttttttcatgatattGCTATTGTAGAAGCACATTTGAAGCATGAAAAGTTGAATAATTTCTCTTGTAAGATCtcatcattaatatttttcatgtaattttaattgagaacttattcgAATCTGTAGAGTTATACTCACAGCTTTTAAAACTTGCAACTGCATGTGCATACAACCATAACaagctttagatagaattaccATATTCCATTgctcatatttttcttttaaattattccacaatttaaatagatatttcacaatcaaatatttttctttcaacccttaatggggatgatgacaaaataAGATTACAAAGATCGTCgtaatcaattcaatataataacaagagtaataaatataaatcaataacccaatcctcttttgattcatatgaaatatactTTTTTCCTCATTCATAATCTCAATATGAGATCTATTacaataaatatcttttaaaactaatgcattaattttgtactaccaaattttgttcttttagatattaatatttaactCTTCTAGAGCTTTCGACTAAATTTGCACTaccaaatattagaataattttttatgcttaCGTTCACTTCGGGGAATGCAACAGATTTAGTAGGACGGACTACTAAATGTCCAAgtagattctttatttcataatcaccatcacAAATATGCTTGGACTTCAAATCAGAATCTATCTATTAATGTTGTAATGGTTAGTCcccaattataaataaatatgatataataaatcatagtaaaatatacctaaaGATCTTTAACATCAATGTTATCACCCGGCTATTATCACAAGCAATATTACTagtaaaacaacttttgttttgtaacaacattttaataaacaatcaaaattttcgtATACGATGCTTGAAAGTTATCCGATACACAttgtaccaaatttcaataccacatatatgttataaaatcttatgatgctctaatcaaatatttataaattcaatttaaaagatataacaCAACCATTCAACATTAGCAAGTTAATAAGACTCAATAGATCCAATCAAATTTCCTTTAATCAACAATGATATATTAATAACACTTTCcaccataattttaatcaaattacaagaatatttaataacaagaatttaataatcaaatctttaaacatctaaatattatgcataatataacttaattaaaaaaaacttcaaaaagaatgatttaccaaaaaaataatagagaaaacacatcaaatacaattatataaatttctataCATATAAAGTCTAAAGATTTTGGAGTACCTGAGGATTGAAGATTTCAGTAGTTACTAGAGGGTGCAGTACGAATCTTACTTTTGGCAATATGGGTGGCGATTTAGGTCTTTAATGGAACCAAACAAACACAAGTTTGAATCCTTGTAGAAtagtctaaattttttttcttattgcaTCTAGACCTGATTGCCTTTACAGGTTTCTTCGCACACAAACACAAAAAGCTAAAGAACTTGGAAGCAATGATGGGGATAGGGTGTTGGTTCAAATCAATAATGAACCTGGACAAATAGGTGTCCAAATTTATCTAGATTCATTGTAGACCTATtttttagtaagtttatatatatgtattattttttttattataaaatattactttttaggttattattttaaatatatataaaatataattttataaaaatatagaaatatataaagagcctataatattttgaaaaatataaaaatttcaatgtataggataaaatattaaaaaaatataaacttttaagAGCTAGAAACCAAAAAATGAATTCTTGTCAAAAGATAGAATTTATTTGGGAAAATAATCTTTCTATATTTTGACAAATATcgatatatatcaaatatatgtTTCACctagatgtaacacccctcacccagCCCGGTTGTCGGACCCAAGTTACGAAATGCTACAACAAACACCAAAATATTCACACACAAATCATAACattgaattcaattaaaatcatcaaattaatccAAACTCATGCATAATAGAAGTTATTAGTAAAGCAGGGACTAAATCAAGCATACAAACATAGTTTAATAGATTCGAGCATGATTAAGGACCaatctgaaaatttttaaaactttggaaataggtatcgatactgaagTAACAAATATCGATACTTGTATGATAGGTATTGATATTATAACCGGTATCGATATGGTTTTAGCATTCTTCCATTTTCAAAACACTGTTCATTTTGTCAAGTATTGATACCTTAGTCCCTAGTATTAATACTTTTACCTAGATGGCCAAAATCATAAGTTTTATGTACCAATCATGCTCAAAACTATAAACCCAAATTCAAGGATGCTTGTAAGCATATCATAAGACCTATAAATAACCAATTTCAACATGATAAATATCACATTCAGTTATTTTCAAACTACAATTCCACCACTTCAAAATTTGCATTCAACTTAACACCTAATCATGTACATTCAAAACATGACTTAACCATTGCATACCATAAACTAAATCATATTAATAGCATCGTTCATACATGTCATTATCATTAACCTTCTAAATACCAAATTTGGTATAAACCATACCATACATATCAAGTTACCAAATGAACTTTTATACAAactgtaatggcctaaattcaaggttatcggaacagtggtttcgtaaccacaaatcccatttaaagagaaatattttttaatattttttcatgaatattgatatgataggaaaatcgtatgaaaatatcgatagaaaaattttaccgatttagtggttagttaaaaaaagaaattattgaagaaattgggtaaaaaaaggtatcgagacctcgatctcgtaaaactgagtcaaaattatttttataaatatttatgaaatgttagtaatatggtattaaaatttcgttagaaaattttaatgtttgggaagtcaattaagtgaaaaggactaaattgaaaaaggtgtaaaagttactagaaggattaaatagctcaattgttaaatgatgacgggcataaattgaaaataagcccaaaaggagatattttgggcgacataagctgagaaaaatcaggagaattggtgaaataagggtaaaatgagaaaaaaacaaattttactaacataaaaatgggaccaaattggaatatctagaattctctttatttttctgcattctcatcagccaaaagGGTCCTAAGCATTTATTCAAgctaatttttcataatttttgcaccaagtgagttaatccttacttttttcttgtaatttttgtgtttctaagacttttacaactaggtcctattactaaattcattagtttttgattttatgaatgaaattgaaagttgctatgaatatgtgctggaattttgtgatgaaatagcatgaaattgaagctttaatttgtttgtgagatgattttattaggtaatttcaatagaaattgatttgtaggacctaattgtgaaaatgtttggaattaaagtctactgctaaaattctgatttccaaaggttataaagtagtttaaagtgatgagataaagtgttaattgagaaaaatcagcttaattgagaggttaattgagcagggatgaaattatcatttattgaaagcttggggaaaaatggtaattaacattatgcactaaaacagttttggacagcaccagtagtctaactttaaaaaatcaccaaaaattttagagatcgaattagagaatgaataaattatgaaattaaatcttattgagtttagtttcttataaaagaaacgatgtaagtaatggaattgtaaatcatgagatataatagaatTTATGAGACAAGActagaatgaattcgggttcccctattctgactttggaaaatcatcaaaaattggagaaaaataattaggggcttaaatttatatgtttaaaatccttaatgagtttatttttaaaagaaacaagcgataacatcatccaaattctgtacaataagataattaatttttagtgaagaggggtcggaactgtcaaacagtgaaacaggggaactttaaagaataaattgtacttattggctgaaccaaaaattctgaaaattttatgttaagaagatatgtgagtctagttttgggaaaaattagcagatcttaattttgagttccgtagctcaagatataaataatttagtgactatgactcaatgagacaactttgaatgcactataaataataatgaaattatagagaatgttacatatgaacatgaaatgtattagattaatgatttatttttttagatccagaaaattcaaatacgaagctagattgaggaaaagaaaaagttcgggattagtagatttttttgtttacgaacaagtatcgaggtaagttcgtgtaacttgaattatattcttaaatggctgaaatgtttgttattgatgtgaatatgatttgaatgttcattgtatgaaaattgatgaaacattaatatatttgataaaaaggggaagaaatcccggttgaatggaaggaaactTCGATGAAtctttgaaaaggaattgacggtaaaaggatctagcccggacgggtgatcctatcctgatatagccctcccgaagaatatgtggaaaatggatttagcccagacgggtaatccgaattagggtatGAATTTAGTCTGGACTAGTAATTCAGATcgaagctcattagagtaattgtcgttgcaggggatttagcctggactggtaatcccgacaatactctatgagtttatattactgGGGATTTAGCCTaaactggtaatcccgctgtaaggatgaggttcgcgggagtgtgctctctgaaatggaaatgtgcgcacatgaatatgaattgacggacccggatttgtacactaaagtgtacccctgaaaatccattgAAATTCCAAGAAGTTTAACgggataaatatgaaaaaataacaagggaatgaaaatcatggtattgatgagctcatcaatcgtgatatatatattattgatacatggaattattgaactaacttaaatgttgagtttgtgcatgttaggagaataatgtattgaatggatgtatgaatgtttattgcattgtattgaaaatattaggtaagtataattctggttacatgagcttactaagcacaaagtgcttaccctgtttccttttcccctgttttgtagtgttaagagctcggaggtcggatttggtcggagacgcatcacactatcaacctcaagatctcggtatataaagaaactttattttgaaaatcaatggcatgtataagctagtaaagtaaatgtta harbors:
- the LOC105763444 gene encoding BTB/POZ domain-containing protein At3g49900, translating into MKPWGNLGVVETIYEDEVYDDDDDDDDDDDDDSSNSPSLLSSPPSPLHSSAQAWSSAMGCKTDVLIHVQGTAFHLHKDPLISRSTYLRRKLTEKSELTLSPPLNITAETFALVVDFCYGTHLLVTPFNVASLLVAADLLGMTEAKGEDDSNLKQMTENYFQKFIAVNGKYAAIVFKSCLALLPEAETTSFLVSRCVEVMNLTEDSKGLDGYFDDVISLRADDFKIVAESMHQRFEYQDLLYRIVDFYLEEHNAKITEEQKTQICNSIDCNKLSPQLLLHAVQNPRMPLRFVVRAMLVEQLNTRRSILSAANHQYYPRRHRPTNSNNEDDDNSNVTLGEILQRDATKRETAQLKAAMDATSSRIQTLEKQLLCMKKLLQESDHENVIERSGGGCRDVLESGRSASFHYGSGRKIERAYNGAPASASFRFSCGPEERALGCSSSENSGIKKNIGQRLIKGLKCALQPKMALITRKV